A stretch of the Bradyrhizobium arachidis genome encodes the following:
- a CDS encoding tetratricopeptide repeat protein codes for MSQQSRNKGASAPSSLHTSAILDQAIAAHRSGDLPAAERAYTTILRGSRTHPIALHMLGLLHAQRGNFADAEPLLKKAVRVDSGNPDVLFNYANVLRALDKTDDALAWLAKAIALSPNFADAHLNRGAILMARQELHGAIAEFDRAIAIAPSSAAFANRGSAFQQLDRLDEAHDSYQRAVELAPSNPQNHFALSEVLAQLGRHDEAVAALERTVALKKAFPFALSKLVASRRQLADWRSFETEQAALDEAVEAGVAVDPFTFFHASSSPAHQLTCAKTYVANVAPERGAAIPKTPSPVSRLRVAYMSADFRSHATAHLMAGLFEEHDRERFDVSAISYGPDDRSEMRGRLKAAFERFEDVSHLTDEDVVKLIRQLDIEVLVDLGGFTAGARPKILARRPAPIQVNYLGFPGTMGASYIDYIMADRIVIPEGEQKHYAEKVIYLPDSYQATDAKRTDLSNVPARSEVGLADDAFVYCAFNRTSKITPLLFDVWMRLLTKTAGSVLWLLDSDPIARENLRREAVARGIAAERIVFAPHVPPEEHLARHQLADLFLDTSPYNAHTAASDALWAGLPVLTCLGTAFAGRVAASLLNAVGLPELVTRSLDEYEGLALRIAHDSELRTALKSKLKTHRSTWPLFDTVGMTRHVEKAFNEIWRRHCAGEAPASFAV; via the coding sequence ATGTCGCAGCAAAGCCGCAACAAGGGAGCTTCGGCCCCCTCCTCACTCCATACGTCGGCTATTCTGGATCAGGCAATTGCGGCGCACCGTTCGGGCGATCTCCCGGCGGCGGAACGTGCCTACACGACCATCCTGAGGGGAAGTAGAACGCATCCCATTGCGCTCCATATGCTGGGGCTGTTGCACGCCCAGCGCGGCAATTTCGCGGACGCCGAGCCATTGCTCAAGAAGGCTGTCCGCGTCGACTCCGGTAATCCCGACGTTCTTTTCAACTATGCCAACGTGCTGCGTGCATTGGACAAGACAGACGATGCGCTCGCTTGGCTTGCGAAAGCGATTGCCCTGTCGCCGAACTTCGCAGATGCGCATCTCAATCGCGGAGCGATCCTGATGGCGCGGCAGGAGCTTCATGGCGCCATCGCGGAATTCGATCGCGCCATTGCGATCGCGCCATCCAGCGCAGCGTTCGCAAACCGAGGCAGTGCGTTCCAGCAGCTCGATCGGCTTGATGAAGCGCATGACAGCTACCAAAGAGCCGTCGAGCTTGCACCGTCGAATCCACAGAACCATTTCGCCTTGTCTGAGGTCCTCGCCCAATTGGGTCGACACGACGAAGCTGTCGCAGCGCTCGAAAGAACGGTCGCACTGAAGAAGGCTTTCCCTTTTGCGTTAAGCAAGCTCGTTGCTTCCAGGCGGCAGCTTGCCGACTGGCGCAGTTTCGAAACTGAACAGGCCGCCCTGGACGAGGCCGTCGAAGCCGGCGTGGCGGTCGACCCCTTCACCTTCTTTCATGCCTCGTCGTCACCCGCACACCAATTGACCTGTGCGAAGACATATGTCGCCAACGTCGCCCCGGAACGAGGTGCCGCGATACCCAAAACGCCGTCACCGGTTTCCCGGCTGCGGGTGGCGTACATGTCTGCCGATTTCCGCAGTCACGCCACTGCGCATCTGATGGCCGGACTTTTCGAGGAGCACGACCGTGAGCGTTTCGACGTCAGCGCCATCTCCTACGGACCGGATGACCGCAGCGAGATGCGCGGCCGCCTGAAGGCGGCATTCGAACGCTTCGAAGACGTCAGCCATCTTACCGACGAGGACGTGGTCAAGCTGATACGCCAGCTCGACATTGAGGTCCTCGTCGATCTCGGAGGCTTCACCGCCGGTGCGCGGCCGAAAATCCTTGCGCGCCGGCCGGCTCCCATCCAGGTCAACTATCTCGGCTTTCCCGGCACGATGGGCGCGTCCTATATCGACTACATCATGGCTGACCGGATCGTCATCCCCGAAGGAGAGCAGAAGCATTACGCCGAGAAGGTGATTTATCTCCCCGACAGCTATCAGGCGACCGACGCGAAGCGAACGGACCTGTCAAATGTACCGGCCCGGAGCGAGGTCGGACTGGCGGACGATGCATTCGTCTACTGTGCGTTCAACAGAACGTCCAAGATCACGCCTCTGCTGTTTGATGTCTGGATGAGGCTGCTTACCAAGACCGCCGGCAGTGTCCTTTGGCTGCTTGATAGCGACCCGATTGCCCGAGAGAATCTGAGGCGTGAAGCGGTTGCGCGGGGTATCGCCGCCGAGAGGATCGTGTTCGCCCCACACGTCCCTCCTGAGGAGCACTTGGCGCGCCACCAGCTCGCCGATCTCTTCCTGGACACGTCGCCCTACAACGCCCATACCGCGGCCAGCGACGCCCTATGGGCTGGCTTGCCGGTCCTGACCTGCCTCGGCACCGCCTTTGCGGGACGTGTTGCAGCCAGTCTCCTGAATGCCGTCGGCCTTCCTGAGTTGGTGACGCGATCGCTGGACGAATATGAGGGTTTGGCGCTTCGGATCGCGCACGATTCCGAGCTTCGGACCGCCCTCAAGAGCAAGCTGAAGACGCATCGGTCCACTTGGCCTCTCTTCGACACAGTCGGCATGACGCGACACGTCGAAAAGGCCTTCAATGAAATATGGCGCCGGCATTGCGCAGGCGAAGCGCCGGCCTCGTTTGCCGTCTAA